AGATACGCTGGTCTCTGTCAAAGGAACAGGAAGTTTCATACAACTATGCATTGTTCTTCCATCCTTTAATAAATCTGCAGCAATACCTGTGGTTGCCATCTGTattgaagattttttacTCTTACTTAGATACTCGATCAGgacattatataaatatgtcTTCCCCGATCCTGCTGGTCCATCTAAAAAGAATACATTGCCTCTTTTATCTATATTATCtgtaattatattaaacgCATTTTTCTGGTTTTCATTCAAAGAGGATATCATCTGATCTAGATCTTGTTCATTATCAAAGATAGTTTTTGCCTTCACGATATAGTTAATCGGCTCATCTAAACCCAGAGCATTTAAGCTCCATCCATGAGCATTAACTATATCTTTTAATCTACTTAATATTTCGTCTCTACTATTCTGATAAAGATCTTCAGACATATCTCCAAGATACTTCTCAAAGAGTTCTTTGGTATTTTTAGGCTTATTGAAAGCACAAATATATCCAAACAATGCTCTTATTATTGATGGGGACTCGGTTGATACAGCCTCATCCAAAGCCCTTTCCCATTCTTTATCATCTTGAAGAAGTCCTCTTTCTTCCACCGCTTCTGCAAAAGAACTGTAAACTACACCATTTACAGTTCTCAAATCCTCATATGACTTAGCCCCCTTTACATTGATCAATAGGACTCTGAGGCCAAATCTTTCCTTCTCTATTGGAGATACAGAATAAAGTCTAGTAATTATCTTACTATACTTATTCTTTCTCCTGATCCATTCTCCCCTTTTATATGTATAGTGATAGGGTATCTCACTATACGAAAATTGATGTGCTCCTTCATCAACTTCATTCAATTTGAAGTAGGCTAAAAGAGGAGTCTGTCTAAGATCAGACAATCTAACAGCTTCCTCTTCTCTGCCTTCTTCGAAAGTGATCAATTGTTCTTGTGGAAGATGCACAGGAAGTCTATGGATCTTATGAGATCTTCCATGCATCTTGTATTCCATTAATCTCCAGGTAGCCTCTGGTGCTGAGACATATCTGGAATTCACAAAATGATCAATTTCATTATTGTCTGTTATTCTCATTTCAGCACAATCAAATCCTTTGTAAATATACTTGAAAATATACTTTACTGACTTGATAGAAGTACAAACTTCTACATTGATATGACAgttgtatttttcaagCAAATAAGCATTATAGGGGACCACGTTAGCATTAGTAACAATGTTGCCCCTTATATTGTACTCGACACCCCTTATTCTTCGGTACTCAGGATATCCGTCATTATTAATCTTTGTTTCGTTATTATATTCCTTAGGATATTCCTTAGTGCAGACACCATTTTCCATGCATGGACTTGTCAAGTTATTTAGTCCACATGGGCCATGAATCATGTGTTTTGTTACACAATTGTGTAACATCTCATTTTCCATAGGCGATGGTATCTCTGCACTTACGTATTTATCGATCTTATTTTCATCCCGAATCTTGTCCTTTAACATTATTAATATGTGAGCATGAGGAAGTCCACGTTTCTGAAACTCAATAGAGTAGACATGGGCTACGACTTCCCCAAATACTCTCCCCGACAAAATCTCCTCCATcatactttttaatttcatgTTGAAGACCTTTGCTACCAAATCTGGTCTATCAACTGCTGTTTGTCCTTCAAAAAGATTTTCCTTGATCTCCTTCCAGTTTGGATTGCAAGTCAtagtaataaaaagatcAGGCTTGCCGAAACTTCTTACAATTGACATTGCATCATGATATCTCTCTCTCATATTTCTCGGAGATCCTTGGAAACTTGATGGTAAGATCACGGGCTTGGCAGAACTTTCTGATCCATTATTTACATAATCTACTAAGCCTTTGTAAAGATCTACTCTCAACTTCTTCTGATTTAACTTTATGAAGTTTAAGTTATTTGCTTCAACTTGTAAATATGGTTAAGTTCTCGActtacccccccccccccccacccctaaaaaaaataaaaaaggggaaaaaataaaaaaaataaaaaatttgaccCATAATGagaattaaagaatttagaaaactcatctataaaaaaaatgagttaatgcaatttttaattgcaaaaaacattttgagGGTCCCTATGTGCAATAAATGCAATATACCAATGACTCAAAATCGGACAAACACTGAAAACTATCGTTGTTATTCAAGACGTGatggtaaaaaatgttctaACAAAGGAACCATAATAACAAAGCGTTTTTAAGAACTCAAAATTGCCTATTGAggatcttttaatattgctTTGCGAATGGGTAAAGGGTTCAAGTAATTTGGCCGCCACGTTAGAACTTGATATAGGTAAATGTACGGTATCAAGATGGTTTACGCGTTTTAATAACGCCGTGTACGTCTCTTATTCaacatatataaacaatCAAACGATTGGCGGCGTCGGTTGTATTGTTGAAATTGATGAAACTTTACttgtaaaaagtaaaaaccaTGCGGGAAGGGTTCTTCAATATCAAGTATGGGCAGTTGGAGGCGTTGTGAGAGGGGATgcaaattcttttttctttgagaTCGTAGAAAATAGAACAAGAGCTACTCTTGTTGAATTaattacaagaaaaattGCTCCGGGGACCACAATTGTGACAGATTGTTGGCGTGGATATAGTGATATTCAAACAATCTGTGTAGAATATGAGTATCTACATTTGACTGTGAATCACAgccaaaattttgttgataATATAACTGGTGCGCATACTCAGACTATAGAGGGAATGTGGTCGGTTATTAAAAGAGAACTAAGAAAAGGCGGAACTAGTCATGGTACTATTATGAATCTTGTAAGAAAGATTTACATTAACAGattcaaattaatatatcgTGAAAATCTATTAGATAAAATGttagaattttttcaaataggtaattttagtattgtagcttatgatattattcctgaaatagattttacaattgtggaataatttcttttgttttttttggggGTAAGGGGGGTTAAGTCGAGAATTAAacgtttttttatttttttttattttttcccctttttttatttttttttatttttttttattttttcccctttttttattttttttaggggtggGGGGTAAGTCGAGAACTTAACCGTAAATATGAATCTACAATCCATTGTTGAAATAACTTTCCTCCATAAAGTAAAGGATTGAACTTATCTTTCCTTATAGATATCTGTGCTACTTTATATTGTAGTAAAGATATCTTCCGTGCCTTTCCTAGATAAGACTCCAATCTCAAATTTGCGTTCCATCCAGCTTCGCCATGTGGATAGAACAAAGTATATGTCATTGGATCTAAATGTGGACTTAAAATATCCAAGTGTAAATTATCTGAATTAAGACCCTTGCTATATACTTTGATGTCCCTTTCAAATGGTGGTTCTCCATTCGGATCAGTGAAAATCATTGCGATCTCAAAAGTAGAGGGAGCATTATACCTTCTCTGATCTCTTTCTAAATTCTTATTAAAGACCATAGAAATGTCTTTAACTTCCTTTCCCAACTCCTTTTGCTCCTTAATTACTTCAgacatatttttgtatGCATCAGAATATGGGTTTGCTGATCTTATGAATCCATCTAATTTGCTCATGATATTAATATCACAATTTCTGTTAGATAGATTCATCATTCTTTGAGCATTGGCCATATCACTATCCACTACATATAATTGGGCATATTTCTTTGGTGCATTAGAGTCCATATTATTTACATTATAAGTGTTATGATACACTTGTCCATGTATCTTGAATACATATGGTCCATTGGATACAGTTTCTATTTGAGCACCAAGAGAAGCAAAAGAAAGAGCAGCATTGTAGgatctaatattttctttaaagtTCTTTGCATTTTTGTCTTTCccaataaataaattcttaatGTCATCTGGGAAGTCTCTTGTTCTTTGTAAATTAACTTTCCCAAAATGACAGCAGCTTTTGTATAATCCATTACTGCTTGCTTCTCCTGCAAAATGTAATGCACCACAAAAGCCACATTCTTCTTTCAGATCTCCACAATAATGTTCGGCATGGTTTCTAGTACTGATTCTGCAAGCTACATCTAGAATCTCCGTCAAAGCATCCATCTTAGTGTTATTAATTCTCATGATTGTTTCTTCTGTTTCTTCTGTTTCTTGGGCTGTTTTGTTTTCGCTAGAGAAActgaatataaaattccttttttttgtttctccagcatttgtttttttattttttgtgttaTGTACAGATGTATTGGCTTCATAGAAAACAACATTGTTGTTTTCAGTATTACTACTTATCTCCTGAGAGATAGTGTTAGTTGCTTTGGGTTGTTCACTTGAATCATTTTTTGCttgattttttgtaaaCATAATGGGggtaaagaaaaaaattttatttatagtttttgaaattccattttgggaaggaagaaaacaaaaagaagaatttgattttttagaattaataatctacattaaataatattcttttCGAAATTGATTTACAATTTGTTATAAAACTCATTGATATTGTTATTAATGTTTataatcaattttatagtatttgtttgttttgaCATTTTGATTTCCATTTCTGAAatgaaaaacataattcTTACAACATAGAAacagaaattataatataaatttaaaaaagcaGAGTTATTTGgtgatattaaaatttaaaatatctgtaaatcaaattattacaattgttatttttttttttttttgatctaTGATTTTCCATTTCTgattaaagaatttaaaaggagtaaagataatttttgaaagaacaaataaattattaagttTATAATTGACATTACAATtggttttaaaattaataattatacatTAATCTAAATAATTCTCAATTTTTAAGCAGTCCATTTTGAcattttgaattttgttgatttttctttctGTTTTTGGACGGAGGAATTAAAAAGGAgaaatcaatatttttttcaaaattgaaaataagTTAAAAGTAATAATTGAAAAGTGTATCTGGTCTAAAATTGtctataaaatacaatgaaagcatttaattttgttttaaaacaaaaattttaccattttaaattttctctttttttgagttttaggggtaaaaaattaaataaaattcttttatatatatgatatttaaaaatagccCCTCACCAAAAAAAAGGATGATGaaccataaaaataataaatctcaatatagtaaaaataacatgTACAAAcaacaattaaataatCTCATTGAGACGTACCTCCGCTTGGGGTACGTCACTAGTTTATAACAGATATTGCATGCTTATTAATAGCTTGAATCATATTCTTACTATATAATTGAGTCTTGCACAGTTTTTCAACCCTCTGTGGGCTCTCACTTCTTACATTTCCAAAAGTCTCTCTTCTGACAGCACTATAGGCATCTTCTGTTATGCCAAGGTATTTGTATCCTTGATGTCCTTCTAGTGCTACAGCATCTTCACTCCAATCACTACAGTTAGTTGCAGACTTGCTTCTGTTCATTTCTAAACCTACAGATGAGAAACCCTTTTTAGTTTCCTCATTCATCAGTTTTAAAACGACAAAGTTCTCTGCGAGGAACTTAAGATCatcaaaaaatagaagatgGTTTGTTACATAAACACTTTCGTGGGTCTGTATTCCTACTTTTAGGTAAGTTGAAGTTAGCTTCCTGCTCAACGGGTCCATACACAGTACAAACAAAAGCGGCGACAAGGAATACCTTTGTAATATGCCTCTTCTAATCTTCTTATTCAGTAACATTTTCGATCCTGATTTTATCTCAATGTGACACCTTTTAAAGATGACTGCCATGTCTTGGCGGTAGCTTGTtggtttttaaaaaggaaaTGTAAATAGATTTACAAGTTGAAGAgtaattcatatttatttaaaaataattttctaaaatagttttttctgaatcatatcaaatataattggTTACATGACGTATCCGTGCTGGTAAAAATGTTCCAGCACGCTTATAgaattaattttagtatttttaattgttttattgttaggtgtttttgtttgtttattgttAGGTGTGTAATGTGTGTTTGAGTTTCTGTTCATTGATGCGTCCCTACGACATAATTTTGCTATTTATAGTTGTGGTTCACCAACCACTTTTGAATGTTTCAAAATGGACCATTAGCCTTTGTTAAATATCGGCGTGTTTTGAAAACTGCTTGACGTTTCCTTATTGATTGGTCACTCTAGAAACATGTGGTTATACCACATTACACGAGTACCAATTAAAACATTGATCTGAAACGACTATTTCCTTGAGTATAATTGGTAATAGTGATGGTATGGCGGTGACTTCTAAGAATTTACTTATCCATTGAAAAGATTTAACTTGCTAATACACGTTAATAGATAAGAATGGTCTACGTAGTCGTAGTCTTTCTTAACATCTATCCACATGGTCATCAGCTTGTTTCCATGCTCCTTATTGACAGCTATATTAATCATATCTTGTTCTTTTGCTCCTTGGACTTGTCTAACTGTCCCTAGTTGGTCCTCTTCTAACAGCCCTCTACTTTATACAATTAACTGCATTACTTCGTAGAGCATTTCGTTGTAAGCTTGTGGAGGTTCGACATACGTGTTTTGTTTGAAGTCATTACCACTAGTGGGGGTACCTTGGGGtatcatataaataatcCACCGTAGAACCAAGCTTTGGGTTCTTTCCCATCCAAGCAtacttctttaaaaatcttGTTAAGGAATGAGTGTAAAACTCCACACTTCTTAATAAAGGGCTGAAGATTCTATCACAGCCCGCAGCCTTCCAATTtggtaaatatttaataatatatgttatatattcttatatttctGAACCCcaattatgataaataaatacatggGGGCGATACCGAATCGTGAGCTAACAAGTGTTGGCTGTGGTCAAGAGGCCAGAAGGTTATTAGAAGAGCTTAAGGGGATTGTTTATGGACTAATATTGTCTGATTATGATTTTGAGAAGAATGTAAAGAAGGAGATTTTTGATCTTGGAACTGATGAGTTGAAAGAATTTATGGTTAAGAATATTAAGATTGGAGATCATTGGAAAGTTATGGAAACCAAATTAGAGGAATTGGTTAAAGTACAGGGGGAAAAGGGTATGGGATTACGGGCGCTACTTAAAAAATCGCAcccccctaaaaaaattacattgaccaattaaatttatataaaaaaaatatttttaacccttaaaattatatttaaaacaatatttttatgaaaatatgaatttacaaaagttaaaatatttaaaaaaacagttATAACATATTATTTAGTTCAAAGATTTAATTACTTTaacatagaaaaaatatcaattatttttacgaAGGCCAATTTGATTGTAAATGGTTTTGAATATTCTATATTTCCTTTTTTCCATTAAAACTCATCTAACCAACAtttaattcttattttattcattCCTCCACGCTTTCTATAATCATGCTTTAAATGCGACCACATATTTTCTAcataatttgtattttgtcCTTCTTCATTACAAAATCCCATAGAGTGATTTACCACACTATGGTGAGAACCAAATTCACTTATAGCACGTGGATAGGATGGATAACCATCAGTTACTATATCCGTGCCTacttttacatatttttttaatactaGTAAAATCGTTTCCCATTTTCTATTGGGTATTAGTTCCACAAAAAACTCTCTACAATTTCCTTCCAATACACCTCCTATTATCCACCGAATTCCAGGTTCAGAATCCAATCGACTATAGGGATTCGATACTATAATTCCATTACAAATAGCTGTTTCGTCTATTTGTATCCTCTGACCAACTCCACCTATCGTCGTAACAACAGTAGAAGAGTTGGAAATTGTTTccattattatttcttttacaGAAATATATGTTGGTTCTGAAGTTTCACACATGTTGATAGCCTGAAAATTAGTATATGACAAACACCAACAATAAATGCaacgaaaattttttttaaattcaatatctaaagatttaaatttagaaccTTTATTTAATGAACATCTTcgtttacaaatttttttgctacATTTGTACCCCTTTCCTTGAGAAAACAAAGATATGTTTtgaataaacataattcCTTTGCACTGATCATTAGTACGGGGAATACAAGGATATAACAAGTTGTTCTTCAATCCGTAGTCGATTGCCCTGTCATTATCAGCGAAAATAGGATTGTATGTATTGAATTGAAGCATTTCGTCCATCATCCTGTTCATTATAAGGgatagataaaataaaaaaaatttcacgTTCAAAATACcattacttaaaaattcgTACCCCCCCCCCGGAAAAAAAatcctttaaaatttgattttatctCATTTTAtaccaaataattttttttagtgaacgtattttttagggggtgcgaatttttaagtagCGCCAGATTACGGATGATTGAGGAGGTCACAAAGATGGTGGCAGAGGagattagaaatattagtAGAGAAGAAAGAATATTTGAAAAGAGAGGAACAATGAAATGTTATAATTGTTCAAGAATGGATCATAAGAGTCAGATGTGTTATTATAGATATAGAAATGTTAAGAATAAAGACGAATGTGAGAGTATTAAAGAAGAAGGTAGCAGTAGCTGTGATGAAAGGACTTATAGGAACACATGGGATGCTAAGAGACAAAAGAAACAAGAATGGAAGACATGAAATAAAAGATGTTATGATGAGGTAGGAAAGAACGGCCTAACATTAGAAGACATGAGAAAATGGTTTAGGAACGTTTTAGACAACGAAGAAGAGAAAATAagatattgtaaaattgaaaaatgcAGAATAAGAACTGAAGAAGGCAAGAAAGTTGTAAGGAAAGGTCAGCAGGTGCCACAAGCGCATAAAGAAGAGCtgagaaaatatattcagAAGTTAGAGACAAGGAATGTCATAAGAAGATCGAAGTCGGAATTGAGAAATCCGATTAAAGCTCTAGTTAAGCCAGATGGAAGTATAAGACTGGTTAGCAATCTCATGGCATTAAATGATTTAGTTGAGAAAGACCCTTATGTTTTAGTAACATTAGGGATATCATAAGGAACACGCAAGGGTCGAAGTTTTTCAGTGTTATAGAGCTTAAGGAGGCTTTTTATGGAATCGAAATAGAAGAGCAAGACAGGCATAAGACTGCATTTGAGCATGATAAGATAGTATATGAGTGGAATAGTATGGTCATGGGGTTTAAAAACTCGCTTCAGATCATGCAGAGAATTATGaataagatttttgaaaaacatTTGGGTGGTAAAACAGAAGTATACATGGATGATATAGTGATTCATGCAAAGACTAGAAAAGAAcatgataaattatttgtagAAGCGATGAAATTGTTAGAACGGAATTATGCGGATAAATTCAAAGAAAATTCAGTATTGCTAAAAGGAAGTCAAGTTATTTGATGTTACACTAAACGGGGATGATATGATGCCGTCTGAAATCAAGAAAAACGAAGCATTAGAGTTTCCAACGCCGCAGAATGTGTCTGACAAAAGTAGATTTTTAGGACTGAGTGGATGGTTCTGAGaatttactataaattatGCGGAGAAGACATCATATATGACTGAAAGTTTAAAGGTAAAAGTAAAGTATGGAATTAGACTGATGATGCGCATAAAGAGTtcgaaaatataaaaacgtTAAGAAGCATGAGTAAGTGGAAAATTGTAAACTATAACAAGGAATTCTAATAAGAGTTGGCGCGAGCAATATAAGAATGAGTGCACTACCTATGCAGGAGAATGATAAAGAAAAGTGGGTGCCAGTACAATGGGCATCGAAGAAATTTACCCCGACGGAAACTAGATATGGTCTAAGTGAAAAGGAAGTGTATGCCATATATTGGggaataaagaaatttgagTATGAGTTAAGAGAacgaaaatttaaagtagaAACGGATCATAAAGCATTGGAGGAAATAAGAAGAAAGCCGtgtattaataataataggATTAATCGATGGATCGAAAAGATCCAAGAGTTTGACTTTGAAATAGATTGCAGGAAACCAGAACATATGGTCGTGGCGGATGCTTTAAGTAGGATACACGAGGAGGTTGATCCaagaaaagaaatgatTAAAAAGAAGTGAGCGCCAAACTGAAGGTAAATGGTTGAAGCACGTCGAGACAATAGACGGTAAAGAATTCTGTAAATTTGATTCGGGGAGGAAAGCATTGATTCCTAAAATAGAAGAAAGAGATGAGCTTATGAGACGTTATCATGAAGAGCATGGACACAGAGGACTAGGAAGCATGTATTATGCCATGAAGTTTGATTATTATTGGCCAGGAATGAAAGAAGATATAGtgaaaatgataaaaagaTGCGAGGAGTGTCAATTTTACAATAGGAAAAAGTCTGGAGGATTGAATTTGTTTCTACAAGCAGgtatttagaaaaagtaGCGTTagattttattgattttagaGATAAGGGCAAATATGTATTAGTTGCGATAGATTACCATACGAGGATAGCGTGGGGATGTGTATTATACGATAAGAAGAGATCCTCTGTGGCCCAGTTTATTGAGAACTTATGTAGAAATGGCAGGAGGCCGAAGGAAATAATAAGGGATAATGGGAAGGAATTTGATAATGTTGACTTTAAAGATTTGTGTAGAAAATTGGATATTACTCATAATAAGGCGAGTGTCGAGTCTCATAGAAGCAATGGTAGAGTTGAAAGAGTTATAGGAACGCCGAGAGAgctaatattgaaaatgagTAAAGAGACGGCGAGTTTTGAAGACATAGTGATGGAaagctttaaaatttataataatagttACCATGAAGGTATAAGAAGTACTCCCAATGAAGCGGTAAAAGACAATACGGGAAAAGTGATGATATTAAATGGACCAGAAGGAGACTACAGTAAAAGATTTGTTAGAAGATATAGAGTCGGTTTATTGAAGGACAACGAGTAAGGATAGCTAAGAAAGAAAACATCAAAGGAtgtaataaatatgaaaaggGAAGGTTTTTAGACGAAGGTATCATAATAGTGATATACCCTGGGGACTCGTATGTTGTGAAGCTATCTAATGGGCGATATGTTAAAAAGAGACATTATGACTTGAAAAATCTGCTTGGGGCTAATGGTGATGTAGGAGACTAACCGTCTTGGAGGAGGgatgttatatattcttatatttttgatccctaattatgataaataaatacaatatatattttattgatggTTATTCGGTTAAATTGCGATgttacccccccccccccacccctaaaaaaataaaaaaaaggggaaaaataaaaaaaggggaaaaaataaaaaaagtgaaaaaaataaaaaaggggaaaaataaaaaaaaggggaaactaaaatttattcaattaattcaaaatcaaattcGGGCGCTAAAtcgtaatttaaaaatgatatattatCAATCTCAAAAAAGCATAGCATTCTTTCAAGTAGTGATTCTCTATAAATTAACTTAGAACGAGCTATATAAAGTTTTCGAATGAGATTCATTAAAGAACCATGGCTTGTTCCTTCCTTGCGCAATTCCCTTTTAATTACAGATCACATTTATTCAATTGTTTGGGTATATGCGCCTGTTGttgcatttataaaattttggctATGATTTACAGTTTAATGTAAATAGTTATAATCCGGACATAGTTCCGAAACCCTTTAATTTTCCGCCAACAATTAGTAATAATTGTAGATCTGGGTGCGATTTTtcgttttattaaattaaaaagagtATTCTTGATCGATTTTCAACAATTTcggaaaaaaaagaatcgCTGTATTCTCTTACTGCTCAATCAATGGCCCAAACTTGGTATTGAAGGATTCTACCGTAAtgatttttacttttaacaAGCAATGTCCCGTCTATTCAACTACGCAATTTAAACCTCCTAtggttttgttttttatgtagTTGAAATAGGACAAGAATACAGCGTTATTAAAACGTTTAAACCAGCGATATACGGTACTACTATCTATATCCAATTCGATAGTAGCCGAAACATTGGTTACCCCTTTTACCCATTCACACagcaaaattaaaagatcttCGATATCTAATCtagaacttttaaaaatgcattGTTTGTAAATGTGTGGTATCCCGGGCTAACTTTCCCGGTGAGTAAATACCAatctataatatttttaatataaatgtttttattataatttgtaTAAGCTTCTTTAAAATCCGATCCTCTCATCTATCTCCTTTTTTGTACCCTTCCTTTCTGcgattttatttatagtaaatatttttctaaaaaattctatgaTAGTTTTGACAGGGAGGGAAATAAAGTAAATGTTGAAGACTAACAGTCTACAACACTTTTGCAAAAGTTATCTTGTAGAAAAATGTGTAACCTGGGAAACCTTTTTACGAGCGAATACCactttttaatgtttttattactttAAGCGTTAGCTTTTGGCGTGTTTTCCGTCTAATCGCCTCATTTTGTTCTCTTGTTGTTCACCCTtctttttatgaaaaattaaaaaacaaataattttctagaaaattcattttttaagaagGCGTAAATTGATAGGTTGTAGAAAAAATACAGTCTACGAcgataataaaattctcTAGTCGTCTCGTCTATGTCTTTCTAGACTTCttgcaaaaatatttaaatataaagtatcttataaaataatctttAACTTAGAAAATTTGGTGTTTTTGCCGATGAAACGTCACTAATGTATggctata
The Vairimorpha necatrix chromosome 6, complete sequence DNA segment above includes these coding regions:
- a CDS encoding reverse transcriptase → MAVIFKRCHIEIKSGSKMLLNKKIRRGILQRYSLSPLLFVLCMDPLSRKLTSTYLKVGIQTHESVYVTNHLLFFDDLKFLAENFVVLKLMNEETKKGFSSVGLEMNRSKSATNCSDWSEDAVALEGHQGYKYLGITEDAYSAVRRETFGNVRSESPQRVEKLCKTQLYSKNMIQAINKHAISVIN
- a CDS encoding DDE-TNP-IS1595 domain-containing protein; translation: MNRMMDEMLQFNTYNPIFADNDRAIDYGLKNNLLYPCIPRTNDQCKGIMFIQNISLFSQGKGYKCSKKICKRRCSLNKGSKFKSLDIEFKKNFRCIYCWCLSYTNFQAINMCETSEPTYISVKEIIMETISNSSTVVTTIGGVGQRIQIDETAICNGIIVSNPYSRLDSEPGIRWIIGGVLEGNCREFFVELIPNRKWETILLVLKKYVKVGTDIVTDGYPSYPRAISEFGSHHSVVNHSMGFCNEEGQNTNYVENMWSHLKHDYRKRGGMNKIRIKCWLDEF
- a CDS encoding pol polyprotein, whose translation is MINKYMGAIPNRELTSVGCGQEARRLLEELKGIVYGLILSDYDFEKNVKKEIFDLGTDELKEFMVKNIKIGDHWKVMETKLEELVKVQGEKGMGLRALLKKSHPPKKITLTN
- a CDS encoding DDE-TNP-IS1595 domain-containing protein, which translates into the protein MCETSEPTYISVKEIIMETISNSSTVVTTIGGVGQRIQIDETAICNGIIVSNPYSRLDSEPGIRWIIGGVLEGNCREFFVELIPNRKWETILLVLKKYVKVGTDIVTDGYPSYPRAISEFGSHHSVVNHSMGFCNEEGQNTNYVENMWSHLKHDYRKRGGMNKIRIKCWLDEF